A genomic segment from Roseofilum casamattae BLCC-M143 encodes:
- the fni gene encoding type 2 isopentenyl-diphosphate Delta-isomerase: MVTTEIETRKADHLRICLEDDVQFRQTTSGFEHYRFTHHCLPDLDYDELDLSASFLGKSLRAPLLISSMTGGTDRAKTINFRLAQLAQTYGFAMGVGSQRVAIERPQVADTFNVRAVAPDILLFANLGAVQLNYNYGIEQCQQAVEELQADALILHINPLQECIQSRGDRNFKGLLPKIGRICERLSVPIIAKEVGNGISVQCARQLFDVGVAAIDVAGAGGTSWAKVESERAETAKQRRLGNTFRDWGIPTAECLVQIRQWNPTIPLIASGGLRTGLDGAKAIALGADLVGFAWPFLQAASTGEEALSELADALIAELKTVLFCTGHSTLHSMQHSQALQKMG, encoded by the coding sequence ATGGTTACGACTGAAATCGAAACTCGCAAAGCCGATCACCTGCGCATTTGTCTCGAAGATGATGTCCAATTCCGCCAAACGACCTCCGGATTCGAGCATTACCGATTTACTCACCATTGTTTGCCCGATTTAGATTATGACGAGCTGGATTTGAGCGCCTCATTTCTGGGCAAATCCCTGAGAGCGCCTTTATTAATTTCATCAATGACGGGCGGTACAGACCGAGCGAAAACGATTAATTTCCGCTTGGCACAACTGGCGCAAACCTATGGATTTGCCATGGGAGTGGGTTCGCAACGGGTGGCGATCGAACGACCTCAGGTTGCCGATACATTTAACGTACGTGCTGTTGCTCCCGATATTCTTTTGTTTGCTAATTTAGGAGCCGTACAACTGAACTATAACTACGGCATCGAACAATGCCAGCAAGCGGTTGAGGAATTGCAAGCCGATGCCCTAATTTTACACATCAATCCATTACAAGAGTGTATTCAATCGCGGGGCGATCGCAATTTCAAAGGCCTTCTACCCAAAATTGGTCGCATTTGCGAACGGCTCTCCGTTCCCATTATTGCGAAAGAAGTCGGTAACGGCATTTCAGTGCAATGCGCTCGACAATTGTTTGACGTTGGAGTTGCTGCCATTGATGTCGCCGGTGCGGGGGGAACATCTTGGGCCAAGGTAGAAAGCGAACGAGCCGAAACCGCCAAACAACGCCGTTTGGGTAACACATTCCGGGATTGGGGAATTCCGACAGCCGAGTGTCTCGTGCAGATTCGTCAGTGGAATCCAACCATTCCCTTAATTGCATCAGGAGGCTTAAGAACCGGCCTCGACGGCGCGAAAGCGATCGCCCTCGGAGCCGATCTCGTCGGATTTGCCTGGCCTTTTCTACAAGCTGCCAGTACCGGAGAAGAGGCCTTATCAGAACTGGCAGACGCCTTAATTGCCGAACTAAAAACCGTTCTCTTTTGTACCGGCCATTCCACCTTGCATTCGATGCAACACAGCCAAGCTTTACAAAAAATGGGATAA
- the pyrR gene encoding bifunctional pyr operon transcriptional regulator/uracil phosphoribosyltransferase PyrR: MAIANPKTIEILDADEIRRTLTRLASQIIEKSGRLSNLVLLGIHTRGVPLAYLIAEQIALLEKTELPVGALDVTFYRDDLDRIGPKAPAKTKLPLDLSGKTVVLVDDVIYKGRTIRAALNAINDYGRPTEIWLVVLVDRGHRELPIHPDFTGKVLPTSREEQVKVYLKEVDGRDAVELITRTE; encoded by the coding sequence ATGGCGATCGCAAACCCAAAAACGATTGAAATCCTAGATGCGGATGAAATTCGCCGCACCCTAACTCGGCTTGCCTCCCAAATTATTGAGAAATCGGGCCGGCTCTCCAACCTCGTATTGTTGGGAATTCATACTCGAGGGGTTCCCTTAGCGTATTTAATTGCCGAACAAATTGCCCTACTCGAGAAAACCGAATTGCCGGTGGGTGCTCTGGATGTTACCTTCTATCGCGACGATCTCGATCGCATCGGCCCCAAAGCTCCTGCTAAAACCAAATTGCCTCTAGATTTATCGGGAAAAACCGTTGTTTTAGTTGATGATGTGATCTACAAAGGACGCACCATTCGGGCTGCCCTCAATGCTATCAATGATTATGGCAGACCGACAGAAATTTGGTTAGTGGTTTTAGTCGATAGAGGCCACCGAGAGTTGCCCATTCACCCCGACTTTACCGGAAAAGTCTTGCCCACTTCCCGAGAAGAGCAAGTTAAAGTTTATCTCAAAGAAGTCGATGGACGAGATGCGGTAGAGTTAATTACTCGCACTGAATAA
- the cbiB gene encoding adenosylcobinamide-phosphate synthase CbiB, whose amino-acid sequence MFFPSAIVLGIAAILDALVGDPWSWPHPVQLMGKAIALGTRLILKFTNSPLGQRLGGIALALTIVGGSALVSNRIISIARLVHPILGIGVESILLASCFAGKSLRDAAVDVLTPLQAGEIETARENLSKYVGRDTADLNEVEILRAVLETVAENAIDGVSAPLFYAILGALIPGLGSAPVAFAYKAASTLDSTIGYRELPYLYIGWFSAKLEDLLTWVPCRLTVITLSLFSGRPRQVWQVCQRDATADPSPNSGWSECVYAAILGVQLGGENTYGGIVKVKPLLGDRIHPITLESIHRALSLTRWCFLVWLGLGIGIGWIVNNYRLI is encoded by the coding sequence GTGTTCTTCCCGTCCGCGATCGTCCTAGGAATTGCCGCCATTCTAGATGCACTCGTTGGCGATCCGTGGAGCTGGCCCCATCCGGTTCAATTGATGGGAAAAGCGATCGCTCTGGGGACTCGCCTTATTCTCAAATTCACTAACTCTCCTCTCGGGCAACGACTGGGAGGAATTGCTCTAGCTCTGACGATCGTAGGCGGCAGTGCCTTAGTTAGCAATAGAATCATCTCGATAGCTCGCCTAGTCCATCCCATCCTCGGGATCGGAGTCGAAAGCATTCTTTTAGCCAGTTGTTTTGCCGGCAAAAGCTTGCGCGATGCCGCTGTTGATGTACTGACCCCCCTACAAGCGGGAGAGATAGAAACGGCTCGCGAAAACCTGAGCAAGTATGTAGGTCGAGATACGGCCGATCTCAATGAAGTAGAAATTCTGCGAGCCGTCTTAGAAACAGTTGCCGAGAATGCCATTGATGGGGTCAGTGCTCCCCTATTTTATGCCATTTTAGGGGCATTAATTCCGGGTTTGGGCAGCGCTCCAGTGGCGTTTGCCTATAAAGCCGCGAGTACCTTAGATTCCACCATCGGATATCGAGAACTTCCCTACTTATATATCGGTTGGTTTAGTGCCAAACTCGAAGATCTACTGACCTGGGTTCCCTGTCGCTTAACCGTAATTACCCTATCCTTATTCTCCGGTCGTCCCCGACAGGTTTGGCAGGTGTGTCAACGAGATGCAACGGCTGACCCGAGTCCCAATTCTGGATGGAGCGAATGCGTATATGCTGCGATTCTTGGCGTTCAATTAGGTGGGGAAAATACTTATGGTGGCATAGTCAAAGTGAAACCTCTTTTAGGCGATCGCATTCATCCAATTACCCTGGAGTCTATCCATCGTGCCTTATCTCTGACGCGATGGTGTTTTTTAGTTTGGTTGGGGCTGGGGATAGGGATAGGATGGATCGTAAATAATTACCGACTAATCTAA
- a CDS encoding Rrf2 family transcriptional regulator: MKLTTRGHYSVKALLDLSLQPGWGPSSVRDIATRQDLPAPYLEKLLIQLRAAGLVYSVRGARGGYGLAHQPARISLGQILEAVGETLPPLAGLAPNSDRVEDWVTHALWKQLYRKLKQSLYTISLEDLYFDARSWQASQGESSNFVV, translated from the coding sequence ATGAAGCTGACAACTCGCGGTCATTATAGTGTTAAGGCCCTCTTAGATTTAAGCCTGCAACCCGGTTGGGGGCCGTCTTCAGTGCGCGACATCGCCACTCGCCAAGATCTGCCCGCTCCTTACTTAGAAAAACTGCTGATCCAACTGCGAGCGGCCGGCCTGGTTTATTCAGTTCGAGGCGCTAGAGGAGGCTATGGTTTAGCTCATCAACCGGCTCGGATTTCTCTCGGACAAATCCTCGAAGCTGTCGGCGAAACTCTCCCTCCTTTAGCCGGTCTCGCCCCCAATAGCGATCGCGTTGAAGACTGGGTAACCCACGCGTTATGGAAACAACTGTATCGCAAACTCAAACAATCCTTGTATACTATCTCCCTAGAAGACCTCTACTTCGATGCTCGCAGTTGGCAAGCGAGCCAAGGAGAGTCGAGTAATTTTGTTGTTTAG
- a CDS encoding AbrB family transcriptional regulator: protein MSKKEKTKALVGEELVKKVKELDHLSKEEKARECGYYTTTKSGVERVNMMKFLNALIDAEGIELDGKNSSNGRGGRSASYRISVQSNHNLLIGAAYTRQMGLKKGDEFEITLGRKHIHLKQVESETEE from the coding sequence ATGAGTAAAAAAGAAAAAACTAAGGCGCTAGTGGGTGAAGAGCTTGTCAAGAAGGTGAAAGAGCTAGACCACCTCAGCAAAGAAGAGAAAGCGAGAGAGTGCGGTTACTATACCACTACAAAAAGTGGGGTAGAGCGCGTGAATATGATGAAGTTCCTCAATGCATTGATCGATGCCGAAGGAATTGAGTTGGATGGCAAAAATTCATCCAATGGACGCGGCGGACGAAGTGCGAGCTATCGCATTAGCGTGCAATCGAATCATAATTTACTCATTGGCGCCGCTTACACCAGACAGATGGGACTGAAAAAAGGCGATGAGTTTGAGATTACTCTCGGACGCAAACACATTCATCTGAAACAAGTTGAATCGGAAACAGAAGAGTAA
- a CDS encoding ArnT family glycosyltransferase produces MYRNFFPMRSPNSALPVPHPIDRFWVLAFFAAALFLFTIHLGDSPMRDWDEGTIAQVARNISRSESWEGWIFPTLSGAPYWNKPPLIHWFIALGYQFYGVSEWMTRLPPALLSATSVPLMYRVGLEAFGLRLPAIFSTLIYLTLLPVVRHGRLAMLDGPVLCFFLLAIALAGNGRRTISYSFGVGCSLGLIALTKSILALLLGAIILVFLAIDTPRLLKSGYLWLGLLVGSIPVSLWYGLQLWHYGPQFLETGVVDQSFSRIWQSVENRSGPPWYYLLEVVKLSWPWLLVILPGFRLAWRDRRLSWGKLVLVWSGIYFTAISVMGTKLPWYVLPLYPALALAGGAQLAEVWSYCTQGSPPLDSTLKRVWKWGFWGLSGLAWGGLSYLVFSDGVSSTIIGLTGLCFALTLTLTSLLFQRANPQFISILGWGCYLSLVLLMSSGQWVWELNEGFPVKPVAQLLTANTPTGQPILSNYPHGRPSLDFYSDRRLIPSTPEQIEQAWLQYPQPYLLLDRSGLESFESLHGDRMELLGTAAGWTLVTKSRDP; encoded by the coding sequence ATGTACCGCAATTTTTTCCCGATGCGATCGCCTAACTCCGCTCTGCCCGTTCCTCATCCCATCGATCGCTTCTGGGTTTTGGCCTTTTTTGCCGCTGCATTGTTCCTCTTTACCATTCACTTAGGCGATTCTCCAATGCGGGATTGGGATGAAGGAACCATTGCCCAAGTCGCCCGTAATATCAGTCGTTCCGAATCTTGGGAGGGTTGGATTTTTCCGACTCTATCCGGAGCACCGTATTGGAATAAACCGCCTTTAATCCATTGGTTCATCGCTCTAGGCTATCAGTTTTATGGGGTGAGTGAATGGATGACTCGCTTGCCTCCTGCCTTGTTAAGTGCAACCTCAGTTCCTCTTATGTATCGCGTCGGCTTAGAAGCGTTTGGACTGCGATTGCCCGCAATTTTCTCTACTTTAATTTATTTAACATTATTGCCCGTTGTCCGTCACGGACGGTTAGCCATGTTAGACGGGCCGGTTCTCTGTTTTTTCTTATTGGCGATCGCCTTAGCGGGGAACGGCCGGCGCACTATCTCTTATAGTTTTGGTGTTGGCTGCAGTTTGGGATTAATTGCCTTAACCAAAAGTATTTTAGCCCTATTATTAGGAGCGATTATTCTCGTCTTTCTCGCCATCGATACGCCGCGCTTGCTCAAGTCCGGTTACTTATGGCTCGGCCTGCTGGTCGGCTCGATTCCGGTTAGCCTTTGGTATGGGTTGCAACTCTGGCATTACGGTCCTCAGTTCCTCGAAACTGGCGTTGTCGATCAGTCTTTTAGTCGCATTTGGCAGTCGGTAGAAAACCGCTCCGGCCCTCCTTGGTATTATCTTCTCGAAGTGGTTAAATTATCCTGGCCCTGGCTGCTAGTCATTCTTCCGGGTTTTAGATTAGCGTGGCGCGATCGCCGTCTGAGTTGGGGTAAATTAGTCTTAGTGTGGTCGGGGATTTATTTCACGGCCATTTCCGTCATGGGAACTAAACTTCCGTGGTACGTTCTGCCTCTCTATCCCGCTCTGGCTCTAGCAGGAGGCGCGCAACTGGCAGAGGTCTGGAGTTATTGTACTCAAGGCAGTCCTCCACTGGATTCCACCCTCAAACGAGTCTGGAAATGGGGCTTTTGGGGACTCTCGGGGTTGGCTTGGGGAGGATTGAGTTATCTAGTTTTTTCCGATGGGGTATCGAGTACAATTATTGGCTTGACTGGTCTCTGTTTTGCTCTAACTTTGACTCTCACCAGCCTCTTATTTCAGCGAGCCAACCCTCAGTTTATTAGCATTTTAGGTTGGGGTTGCTATCTTTCTCTCGTTTTATTAATGTCTTCCGGGCAATGGGTTTGGGAATTGAACGAAGGATTTCCAGTGAAACCCGTCGCCCAATTACTGACTGCTAATACTCCCACGGGGCAACCCATCCTCAGCAACTATCCCCACGGTCGTCCATCTCTCGACTTTTATAGCGATCGCCGCTTGATTCCGTCAACCCCGGAACAAATCGAGCAAGCTTGGTTGCAATATCCGCAACCCTATTTGCTCCTCGATCGGTCGGGATTGGAAAGTTTTGAGTCACTCCATGGCGATCGCATGGAGCTTCTCGGAACGGCTGCTGGATGGACATTAGTGACGAAATCTAGAGACCCATAA
- a CDS encoding choice-of-anchor I family protein: MYQWQTLKSWVRNLVGTSLVSTLSLFISAEVGSALSLKPIGTYTTGIFDESAAEIIAYDPGTRRLFVTNGAKNQLDILDITDPTQPRLRAAIDLNPYGGGVNSVAVSNGKVAIAIEAKVKQDPGTILFLDSNGRRLNSVKVGALPDMVTFTPDGEKLLVANEGEPNSYDRADSVDPEGSVSIIDLRTGRVTTAEFDGVPMEGHVRIFGPNASVAQDLEPEYITVSADSRTAWVTLQENNAIAILDITTGRFQKVVGLGYKNHSLPRNGLDASDKDNTINIANWPVFGMYQPDSIASYDVNGKTYLVTANEGDSREYDGFVEEERVKDLDPTAFPAAQGLQDDVALGRLIVTNTIGDRNADPRAIYSFGARSFSIWDSNGKLVFDSQDALEQLTAQYFPDFFNSNHSENKLESRSDNKGPEPEALTLGRIGDRTLAFVGLERIGGIVVYDISNPQTPRFLEYANNRDFAGDPEAGNAGDLGPEGLVFIPGTDSPIGQPLLVATNEVSGTTTVYAIAVD; this comes from the coding sequence ATGTATCAATGGCAAACGCTTAAATCCTGGGTCAGAAATCTGGTCGGTACCAGCCTGGTTTCAACTCTGAGTTTATTCATCTCGGCTGAGGTTGGCTCGGCATTGAGTCTCAAACCAATCGGAACCTATACAACCGGTATCTTTGATGAGAGTGCTGCCGAGATTATCGCTTACGATCCGGGAACTCGTCGCTTATTTGTCACCAATGGTGCTAAAAATCAGTTAGATATTCTCGATATTACCGATCCCACTCAGCCGAGGTTGCGCGCTGCGATCGATCTGAATCCCTATGGCGGTGGAGTGAATAGCGTGGCGGTATCGAATGGGAAAGTCGCTATTGCTATCGAAGCTAAGGTGAAACAAGACCCCGGAACTATTTTATTTTTGGATAGTAATGGTCGGCGTTTGAACTCGGTCAAGGTTGGCGCTCTACCGGATATGGTAACTTTTACTCCGGATGGAGAGAAACTTCTGGTTGCTAATGAAGGAGAACCGAATAGCTACGATCGAGCGGATTCAGTCGATCCAGAAGGCTCGGTAAGTATTATCGATCTGAGAACCGGTCGGGTAACAACGGCCGAGTTTGATGGGGTTCCGATGGAAGGACACGTACGGATTTTCGGGCCGAATGCTTCCGTGGCGCAAGATTTGGAACCGGAATATATTACGGTATCGGCGGATTCGCGCACGGCTTGGGTTACGCTGCAAGAGAATAATGCGATCGCCATTCTCGATATTACGACCGGTCGCTTCCAGAAAGTGGTCGGACTCGGTTACAAAAATCATAGCTTGCCCAGAAATGGTTTGGATGCCAGCGATAAGGATAATACGATTAATATTGCCAACTGGCCGGTGTTTGGCATGTATCAACCGGACTCCATTGCCAGCTACGATGTTAACGGAAAAACCTATTTAGTTACGGCTAATGAAGGAGACAGTCGCGAGTACGATGGGTTTGTGGAAGAAGAGCGAGTCAAAGACCTCGATCCGACGGCATTTCCGGCAGCGCAAGGCTTGCAAGATGATGTTGCTCTGGGTCGGTTAATCGTAACAAATACGATTGGCGATCGCAATGCCGATCCGAGGGCAATCTACAGTTTTGGCGCTCGTTCGTTTTCCATTTGGGATAGTAATGGTAAGTTAGTGTTCGATAGTCAGGATGCTTTAGAGCAACTCACGGCTCAATATTTCCCCGATTTCTTTAACTCGAATCATAGCGAAAATAAGTTGGAAAGCCGCTCGGACAATAAGGGGCCGGAACCCGAAGCACTGACCTTAGGACGAATTGGCGATCGCACATTGGCGTTTGTCGGCTTAGAACGCATCGGCGGTATTGTAGTTTATGACATCAGCAATCCCCAAACGCCTCGCTTTTTAGAGTACGCTAACAACCGAGATTTTGCTGGAGATCCGGAAGCAGGGAACGCTGGAGATTTAGGGCCGGAAGGACTGGTTTTTATTCCTGGGACGGATAGTCCGATCGGGCAACCGCTGTTGGTGGCGACCAATGAGGTGAGCGGTACGACCACAGTGTATGCGATCGCCGTTGATTAG
- a CDS encoding PAS domain S-box protein produces the protein MLNLTFPMQPTIILVCAQAESCSWFSALAQEQGYQLEFCHDAIALLPRLNRLNASLILLDITQYDGTLDICQQIRNDSRWHDLPIIALNTTDIPFDKGAVFAAGINDYLLAPFHEAEVGAKCQHFIQHYHLQQEHNTLRRSVTQQHYIIEQLEASWGLSEERFHKVFCSSPSLLFLMSYDRGQILEVNQNFVNETGYDREEAIGSSVSQLNFLFSSESWEHIIDILERDKEIINIEILFKNKSDRCRIGLLSAQAINLDGQQYFLFNINDITGLKQSEEFLQKSEAELLTLFAAMDDAIVVLDYHGKYLKIAPTRYSQFQGDRNKQIERYLHEILPEEAADFQLYWTQKVIDEQRTIENLEYRLAMGNQETWFMATVSPLQTNAAVWVSRDITSRKQAEEKVKLFERAIASSTNGIVITDATQPDNPVIYVNPGFEKLTGYTQAEIFGKNCSFLQGNYRDQPGVKLVRDAIRTEKSCRVILRNYRKDNTIFWNDLSLSPVFNDRGKPIYYIGIQTDITELKIAQNALKKQFDRALLIERVTDELRQTLDSQQIFQTAANSIGETFQANRCLIHTYTPSLANPLPLVAEYTALEKSSMRFWNMPVENNPYLSIILAQEDGIAIDNININPLVKKIRPLLINLGIKSILGIRTSYQNQPNGAIFLHQCDWFRQWDKDEVDFLESVASQLGIAINQAQLLDREKERRKELDVQNIRLQQEIGNKNRMERALRESESNYRELVHNANSMIVRIDCQGKIVFFNEFAREFFGYSENEIIGQDFQEIIVSILDSEDMPVQPTIFDILKCPEQYPNHESKHQLRNGDRVWIQWTNRALLDERGELAGLLSVGIDTTERKQAQIELQKAKHSAELANLTKSQFIARMSHELRTPLNAILGFTQMLLQRPRLDREQNDYLNIINRSGEHLLNLINDILSLSKIEAGKISINRSCLSLHTLMYEVQDMLRLKAEQKGLKIHIKIDERTPEWVIADEGKLRQILMNLLSNSVKFTREGKIELRVCALPEENSLNQQQFYWEIEDTGEGIESEELPLLFEPFIQTESGKKSGQGTGLGLTICKQLIQLMSGNIQVLSELDRGTLVKLNLPLHLASSTEIPQIEEKKRAIALAPNQPSYRILVVDDSWENRHLLVKQLEPLGFTVREAENGEQAIALWSSWSPDFIWMDLQMPVMNGYQATRQIRDRERQEQRPCPIPIIALTASVLDENRTSIQDVGCNELVYKPVTQDTLLQKMADYLGIEYIYESAREEITINEFSYSPNLDLTLEDLVMMPIDWIIQLNQATTQADEESIVDLVATLPPSQAPLGDAISSLVARYHFEQLLEATAEAIDHLRQLED, from the coding sequence ATGCTCAACTTAACGTTTCCGATGCAACCTACGATTATTTTGGTTTGTGCGCAAGCCGAATCTTGCTCTTGGTTTTCTGCACTTGCCCAGGAACAGGGATACCAGCTTGAGTTCTGTCATGATGCGATCGCTCTTCTTCCGCGTCTCAATCGTTTAAACGCGAGTTTAATTCTGCTCGATATTACCCAATATGATGGAACTCTAGACATCTGCCAGCAAATTCGTAACGATTCTCGCTGGCACGATCTACCTATTATCGCTCTCAACACTACTGATATTCCCTTCGATAAAGGCGCGGTATTTGCTGCCGGAATTAATGATTATTTGCTCGCCCCCTTTCATGAGGCTGAAGTTGGAGCCAAGTGCCAGCATTTTATCCAACATTACCATTTGCAGCAAGAGCATAATACCCTACGGCGTTCGGTTACCCAACAACATTATATTATCGAACAGCTTGAAGCAAGTTGGGGACTTTCGGAAGAAAGATTTCATAAAGTGTTTTGCTCTAGTCCCAGTTTATTATTTTTAATGAGTTACGATCGCGGCCAGATCCTCGAAGTTAACCAAAACTTTGTTAACGAAACTGGGTACGATCGAGAAGAGGCGATCGGCAGCAGTGTTTCTCAGTTAAATTTCCTCTTCTCTTCTGAGTCCTGGGAGCATATTATCGATATTCTCGAACGAGACAAAGAAATCATCAATATTGAAATTCTCTTCAAAAATAAATCCGATCGATGTCGGATCGGATTGCTGTCTGCCCAAGCCATTAATTTAGACGGACAGCAGTACTTTTTATTCAATATTAATGACATTACTGGACTGAAGCAATCGGAAGAATTTTTGCAGAAATCAGAAGCAGAGTTACTGACCTTGTTTGCCGCAATGGATGATGCGATCGTGGTTCTTGATTATCATGGAAAATATCTGAAAATTGCGCCCACTCGATACAGTCAATTTCAGGGCGATCGCAATAAGCAAATTGAACGTTATTTGCATGAGATATTGCCGGAAGAAGCTGCAGATTTTCAACTCTATTGGACGCAGAAAGTAATTGACGAGCAACGAACAATTGAAAATTTAGAGTACCGTTTAGCGATGGGAAATCAAGAAACCTGGTTTATGGCGACTGTTTCTCCATTACAAACTAATGCAGCAGTTTGGGTCTCTCGCGATATAACCTCTCGCAAACAAGCTGAAGAAAAAGTAAAGCTGTTTGAACGAGCGATCGCCAGTAGCACTAATGGTATTGTTATTACCGATGCAACTCAACCGGACAATCCAGTTATTTATGTCAATCCTGGATTTGAAAAACTCACTGGATATACTCAAGCAGAAATATTCGGAAAGAATTGCAGTTTTTTGCAAGGAAATTACAGAGATCAACCTGGAGTAAAACTAGTCAGAGATGCGATAAGAACGGAAAAATCTTGTCGAGTAATTCTTAGAAATTACAGAAAAGATAATACCATTTTCTGGAACGATCTCTCTCTCTCTCCTGTATTTAACGACCGAGGAAAACCGATCTACTATATTGGAATTCAAACAGATATCACAGAATTAAAAATTGCACAAAATGCATTGAAAAAACAATTCGATCGCGCTTTGCTGATCGAACGCGTCACTGATGAACTTCGCCAAACCCTCGATAGTCAACAAATTTTCCAGACGGCCGCTAATTCGATCGGCGAAACATTCCAAGCTAATCGATGCTTAATTCATACCTATACTCCAAGCCTTGCCAATCCTCTACCATTAGTCGCTGAATATACAGCCTTGGAAAAATCTTCAATGCGCTTCTGGAACATGCCCGTTGAGAATAATCCTTATTTGTCAATTATCTTAGCTCAAGAAGATGGCATAGCAATCGATAATATTAATATTAATCCATTAGTCAAAAAGATTCGTCCTTTGTTAATAAACTTAGGGATTAAATCAATTTTAGGTATCCGAACCTCCTATCAAAATCAGCCCAACGGTGCAATATTTTTACATCAATGTGATTGGTTTCGTCAATGGGACAAAGATGAAGTTGATTTTTTAGAATCAGTGGCATCTCAATTAGGCATTGCAATTAACCAAGCCCAACTCTTAGATCGAGAAAAAGAGCGACGAAAAGAACTGGATGTACAAAATATTCGGCTTCAGCAAGAGATTGGAAATAAGAATCGGATGGAGCGGGCACTGCGAGAAAGTGAGTCGAATTATCGAGAATTAGTCCATAATGCCAATAGCATGATTGTGCGGATAGACTGTCAGGGAAAGATAGTCTTCTTCAATGAATTTGCGCGAGAGTTTTTTGGCTATAGTGAAAATGAAATTATCGGACAAGATTTTCAAGAGATTATTGTATCTATTCTCGATAGTGAAGACATGCCAGTACAACCTACTATTTTTGATATTTTAAAATGTCCGGAACAGTATCCAAATCATGAAAGCAAACATCAACTGAGAAATGGCGATCGCGTTTGGATTCAATGGACGAATCGTGCCTTACTCGATGAGAGGGGAGAGCTAGCAGGCTTGCTTTCTGTAGGGATTGATACGACCGAACGAAAACAAGCTCAAATTGAATTGCAAAAAGCAAAACACTCCGCCGAACTGGCGAATCTGACTAAAAGCCAATTTATTGCTCGTATGAGCCATGAATTGCGAACGCCCTTAAATGCAATTCTTGGGTTTACGCAAATGCTGCTCCAACGTCCCAGACTCGATCGCGAACAGAATGATTATTTGAATATTATTAATCGTAGTGGCGAACATTTACTCAATTTGATTAATGATATTCTTTCCCTGTCAAAAATAGAAGCGGGGAAAATAAGTATTAATCGGAGTTGTTTGAGCTTACATACATTAATGTACGAAGTGCAAGATATGTTGCGCCTGAAAGCCGAACAAAAAGGATTAAAAATTCACATAAAAATTGACGAACGTACACCAGAATGGGTTATTGCAGATGAAGGTAAGCTTCGGCAAATATTGATGAATTTATTGTCCAACAGTGTTAAATTTACGAGGGAAGGGAAAATCGAGCTAAGAGTATGCGCTCTTCCCGAAGAAAATAGTTTGAATCAACAACAATTTTATTGGGAAATTGAAGATACTGGAGAAGGAATTGAGTCGGAAGAGCTACCCCTACTCTTCGAGCCATTTATACAAACTGAGTCTGGAAAAAAATCCGGTCAAGGAACCGGTCTCGGATTAACAATTTGCAAACAACTCATTCAATTAATGTCTGGAAATATCCAAGTTTTATCAGAGTTGGATCGAGGAACTTTAGTGAAATTAAATCTGCCTTTACACCTGGCAAGCAGCACGGAAATCCCTCAAATTGAGGAGAAAAAACGGGCGATCGCACTCGCTCCAAATCAACCCAGTTATCGTATTCTAGTTGTGGACGATAGTTGGGAAAATCGCCATCTCTTAGTCAAGCAACTCGAACCATTAGGTTTTACAGTCCGCGAAGCAGAAAACGGAGAACAGGCGATCGCATTATGGTCGAGTTGGTCTCCCGATTTTATTTGGATGGATTTACAAATGCCCGTGATGAATGGTTATCAAGCGACGCGTCAAATTCGCGATCGCGAACGACAAGAGCAACGACCGTGTCCCATCCCTATTATTGCCTTAACTGCTAGCGTCTTAGATGAAAATCGGACTTCAATTCAAGATGTAGGATGCAATGAATTAGTCTACAAACCCGTTACTCAAGATACTCTCTTGCAAAAAATGGCAGACTACTTAGGTATTGAGTATATTTATGAATCAGCTCGCGAAGAAATTACCATCAACGAATTTAGTTATTCGCCCAATCTAGATTTGACCTTAGAGGACTTAGTTATGATGCCTATTGATTGGATTATTCAACTCAATCAAGCTACAACTCAAGCCGATGAAGAATCGATTGTCGATTTAGTGGCAACTCTGCCACCGTCTCAAGCTCCCCTAGGAGATGCAATCTCCAGTTTAGTCGCTCGATATCACTTCGAGCAACTGCTCGAGGCAACCGCAGAAGCCATCGACCATCTGAGGCAATTAGAGGATTAG